Proteins encoded within one genomic window of Cytophagales bacterium:
- a CDS encoding T9SS type A sorting domain-containing protein translates to MRKSLFVVIGQLFIYLSSVAQDPDHINYQCGNTIHGRNDSHHLVEHCADEILITSTMDEGHEGTIFTGELHADRIRIEAGFSKVRILPVTNDIHEFLSYRHKHRTTTGGNGNTGSRSQVVYDIGMSKEDKNNQLKLYPNPVVDVLQIIAPDDMKVIGYDLINTDGKTLRQEVFPSTKEFSFSTSSLKSGIYFIHIQSARGVSYHKTILKH, encoded by the coding sequence ATGCGTAAGTCTTTATTTGTTGTTATCGGGCAGTTATTCATTTATTTAAGTTCAGTCGCACAAGATCCGGATCATATTAACTATCAATGCGGGAATACCATTCATGGAAGAAATGATTCACATCACCTGGTGGAACATTGTGCCGATGAAATCCTGATTACGTCAACCATGGATGAGGGTCATGAAGGAACCATTTTCACCGGCGAACTCCATGCAGACCGGATCCGGATTGAAGCGGGCTTTAGCAAAGTACGAATCCTACCAGTTACGAATGATATTCATGAATTCCTCTCTTATAGACATAAACACAGAACGACTACCGGAGGAAATGGAAATACAGGATCTAGAAGTCAAGTGGTATATGATATTGGTATGTCTAAAGAAGACAAAAACAATCAGCTGAAGCTTTATCCCAATCCTGTTGTTGATGTGCTTCAAATTATTGCGCCGGATGACATGAAAGTCATAGGATACGATTTGATCAACACTGACGGTAAGACATTGAGGCAGGAGGTCTTTCCTTCAACCAAAGAGTTTTCATTTTCTACTTCATCACTGAAATCAGGAATTTACTTCATCCACATCCAATCAGCGAGAGGGGTATCCTACCATAAAACCATTTTAAAACACTAA
- a CDS encoding multicopper oxidase domain-containing protein, with translation MTRVILLLLLLPIHVFGQFTNELIIPPTLEGTDFELTIAASTRQYYDGTATETIGFNGDFLGPTLIFNQGDDLNIEVHNELNESTTVHWHGMHVSPEDDGGPHTIIDPGTTWNPTFTVLDRATTFWYHPHLHERTNFHVTKGAAGMIIIKSEAEAALDLPRTYGVDDFPLIIQGKEFDDDNQLVVMGSDDNLIMVNGTLDPYLEVPAQIVRFRVLNGSNERVLNLGFEDDREFQQIGSDGGLLSSPVTTNRLRLASGERAEIVVDFSGDTNVVPRMVTYASELGQGIPGSGGGPGPGSPAGSELDGEDHTFMEFRVSSATANPITEISTQLATHDIWDESEANNTRTISMDGGGMGNPFTLNDDLFDENNFSETVYLDDIEIWTITNSTNIAHPFHIHDVQFYILDKDGQAPPANEQGLKDVVLVEGGQTIRFITKFEDFADPEVPYMYHCHILPHEDGGMMGQFIVVENEGEETILAIQALRSQYRVYPNPVDDQIIRVLLPDQLSPTDQVDFTVYDLAGKEVSFFASTFCGPDNLKILYLEDYKPGIYHISIRLNGEYADQLKLVMK, from the coding sequence ATGACCCGGGTAATTTTACTTCTACTTTTGCTCCCAATCCATGTCTTCGGTCAATTCACCAATGAATTGATCATTCCACCAACCTTGGAAGGGACTGATTTCGAATTGACCATCGCCGCAAGTACTCGTCAGTATTATGACGGGACCGCCACGGAAACCATCGGTTTTAATGGCGATTTTCTTGGACCGACCTTGATCTTCAATCAGGGAGATGACCTGAACATTGAAGTACACAATGAATTAAATGAATCCACCACAGTCCATTGGCACGGCATGCACGTTTCACCAGAAGATGATGGCGGACCCCACACCATCATCGACCCGGGAACGACCTGGAATCCCACATTTACGGTTTTGGATAGGGCAACTACCTTCTGGTACCATCCTCACTTACATGAGCGCACCAACTTTCACGTTACCAAAGGTGCAGCAGGAATGATCATCATTAAATCTGAGGCCGAAGCCGCATTGGACTTACCCAGGACATATGGCGTGGATGATTTTCCCCTGATCATTCAGGGAAAAGAATTTGATGACGACAACCAATTGGTTGTAATGGGTAGTGATGATAACCTGATCATGGTCAATGGCACACTCGATCCATATCTGGAAGTCCCAGCACAAATCGTGAGGTTTCGGGTACTCAATGGGTCTAATGAGCGCGTACTCAATTTAGGTTTTGAAGATGATCGGGAATTCCAGCAGATCGGATCTGATGGAGGTCTCTTGTCAAGTCCGGTTACGACGAACCGGTTGCGATTAGCCTCGGGAGAACGAGCAGAGATCGTTGTGGATTTTTCGGGAGATACAAATGTTGTTCCCAGAATGGTGACTTACGCCTCTGAACTAGGACAGGGAATCCCAGGATCCGGTGGAGGCCCTGGGCCCGGCAGTCCCGCCGGCAGTGAGCTAGATGGTGAAGATCATACCTTCATGGAGTTCCGGGTCAGCTCAGCGACAGCCAATCCTATTACTGAAATCAGCACCCAATTGGCTACCCACGACATCTGGGACGAAAGTGAGGCCAATAACACCCGAACGATCTCTATGGATGGTGGTGGAATGGGCAATCCCTTTACCCTTAATGATGACCTCTTTGATGAGAACAATTTTAGCGAAACGGTCTATCTCGATGATATTGAGATTTGGACCATCACCAATTCAACCAACATTGCACATCCATTTCACATCCACGATGTGCAGTTCTATATACTTGACAAAGACGGTCAGGCACCTCCAGCTAATGAGCAAGGACTCAAGGATGTTGTGCTTGTAGAAGGCGGACAAACCATTCGTTTCATCACCAAATTCGAAGATTTTGCTGACCCGGAAGTACCGTATATGTACCACTGCCACATACTGCCCCATGAGGATGGCGGCATGATGGGTCAGTTCATCGTCGTGGAAAATGAAGGTGAAGAAACGATCCTTGCCATACAAGCCTTGAGAAGTCAGTATCGGGTTTACCCCAACCCAGTTGATGATCAGATCATTCGTGTCTTGCTCCCGGACCAATTGAGTCCTACGGATCAGGTAGACTTCACCGTCTATGACCTGGCTGGTAAGGAAGTCTCCTTCTTTGCTTCCACCTTCTGCGGTCCTGACAACCTGAAAATCCTATACCTGGAAGATTACAAACCAGGTATCTATCACATCTCCATCCGATTGAATGGTGAATATGCCGATCAATTAAAATTGGTCATGAAGTAA
- a CDS encoding response regulator transcription factor, whose translation METTPIRILLVDDHVLFTQGLASALGLDESFEVVNTFSDARSALGFISQNPPELIVTDISMPDMNGLLFIDKVHASYPEIKILIISMFEPFDIMKKAHGYLNKDATVQEVSHVIKEIVLHQKKCFPPKSNELKTSELAAHGLTKREQQVVTLIAGEYTVDQIAEKLFISRTTVESHKKNIFLKLKVTTNAGLVRKSIQLGYL comes from the coding sequence ATGGAAACTACACCCATCCGAATTCTCTTAGTCGACGATCATGTCTTATTTACCCAGGGTCTTGCTTCTGCCCTCGGGTTAGATGAAAGTTTTGAGGTAGTCAACACTTTTTCAGATGCCCGTAGTGCGTTGGGTTTTATCTCACAAAATCCACCGGAGCTGATCGTCACGGACATTTCAATGCCGGATATGAACGGGTTGCTCTTTATCGACAAAGTCCATGCTTCCTATCCGGAGATCAAAATATTGATCATCAGTATGTTTGAGCCTTTTGATATCATGAAGAAGGCGCACGGCTACCTGAATAAGGATGCGACGGTTCAGGAAGTATCGCATGTGATCAAGGAAATTGTGTTGCATCAGAAGAAGTGCTTCCCGCCCAAATCCAATGAACTTAAGACCAGTGAACTGGCCGCTCATGGGCTCACCAAGAGAGAGCAACAAGTGGTTACACTTATTGCCGGAGAATACACGGTAGATCAAATCGCCGAAAAGTTATTCATCAGTCGTACAACCGTGGAATCTCACAAAAAGAACATTTTCCTAAAGCTCAAAGTAACCACCAATGCAGGTTTGGTTAGGAAGTCGATTCAGTTGGGGTATTTGTAG
- a CDS encoding ABC transporter permease — MVKNYLLTSLRHLLKQRFFTALNVLGLSIGLVAFWLITHYVNYERSYENFMANGDDIYRVQLDVYRNGELVYKSSENYAGAGAALKDEYPEVLEFGRFYNMGSKNNVIITWEQGPNGPVVLKQRKFLYADASILDMFSYEMVQGDPTSALEEPFTIAISETMAKKYFGEEDPMGKILRLEDDDFNDEPCRVTGVFKDAPTNTHLKFDVLISFPTIYGRFDGAIQRYKTGWGRKDYYTYVQLRPGTDPRQLEQKFPEVVSKFKPELADQNGRDVLLLQPVKDIHLTSRLTDEAEINGNGEAVKYLSLIAWFIIVIACINYVNLSTAKSVERAKEVGLRKVVGSQKGQLVLHFLIESSIIFLFSILIGFALLIIATPFFNAVGGTPTSYQIWEQSWFWMSSAAFWFIGSIATGFYPALVLSSFKPVEVLKGKFKGKSEGIMLRRALVVFQFATSVTLIIGTLMVYEQMSYMQNQDLGYSTEQIMVVERPSKRDTSFTQARNDYMSFRDALNNQSAVVGVAGSGMLPGKKLRFKTQLRNLNQDASLATSFAVSSMDYEFMDLMEIELFHGRNFSRDFANDADTAIIINEYGARALGYTPEEIIGEFISIDQFNWKPQVIGVINNIHNESLHESMQPMAFFLQNVNHEYVMVKVATGNLDNTIAVVEEQWNRSFRGNPFEYFFLDEYFNSYYEADQSFRNLFLVFAVLAIFIGCLGLFGLSSYTAVQKTKEIGIRKVLGSSTSGIVQLMFKDFLILIGIANLIAWPLSWYFLNQWLENYPYHISVNLLSFFVATLVVLVIAFLTVSFHTFKTAKLNPANTLKYE; from the coding sequence ATGGTCAAAAACTACCTGCTCACCTCGCTTAGGCATTTACTAAAGCAACGCTTTTTCACCGCACTCAATGTGCTAGGGCTCTCCATCGGCCTGGTCGCATTCTGGCTGATCACCCACTATGTCAATTATGAAAGAAGCTATGAAAATTTCATGGCGAATGGCGACGACATCTATCGCGTTCAGCTGGATGTGTACCGCAATGGAGAACTGGTTTATAAAAGCTCCGAAAACTATGCGGGAGCGGGGGCTGCATTGAAAGATGAATACCCGGAGGTACTGGAATTCGGAAGGTTCTACAACATGGGTTCCAAAAACAATGTGATCATCACCTGGGAGCAAGGCCCGAATGGTCCCGTCGTGCTGAAGCAAAGAAAGTTCTTGTATGCAGACGCCTCCATTTTGGATATGTTCTCCTATGAAATGGTGCAAGGTGATCCTACATCAGCATTAGAAGAGCCTTTTACCATCGCTATTTCTGAAACGATGGCAAAGAAATATTTTGGTGAAGAAGATCCGATGGGAAAGATCCTAAGACTGGAAGATGATGATTTTAATGATGAACCTTGCCGGGTAACCGGAGTATTCAAAGATGCACCTACCAATACACACTTGAAGTTCGATGTACTCATCTCCTTCCCTACGATCTATGGTCGCTTTGATGGCGCCATTCAGCGTTACAAAACGGGGTGGGGGCGTAAGGATTATTATACTTATGTCCAACTACGTCCAGGCACCGATCCCAGACAATTGGAACAAAAATTCCCGGAAGTAGTCAGCAAATTCAAACCAGAGCTAGCTGATCAAAATGGCAGAGATGTCCTGCTACTGCAACCAGTCAAAGACATTCATTTGACTTCAAGACTCACAGATGAAGCCGAAATCAACGGAAACGGTGAAGCGGTAAAGTATTTGTCATTAATTGCCTGGTTCATCATCGTGATTGCCTGTATCAATTATGTCAATCTAAGTACGGCCAAATCTGTAGAAAGAGCCAAGGAAGTCGGTTTACGAAAAGTGGTTGGCTCTCAGAAAGGACAGCTCGTTCTTCACTTCCTCATTGAATCTTCGATCATTTTCTTGTTCTCAATTTTGATTGGATTTGCATTACTGATCATCGCCACACCCTTTTTCAATGCTGTCGGTGGCACACCCACTTCTTATCAGATTTGGGAACAGTCCTGGTTTTGGATGAGTAGCGCGGCATTCTGGTTCATTGGCTCTATAGCAACTGGCTTCTATCCTGCATTGGTGCTTTCTTCTTTTAAGCCTGTTGAGGTACTGAAAGGGAAATTTAAAGGTAAAAGCGAAGGGATCATGCTGCGAAGGGCGCTGGTGGTTTTCCAGTTCGCCACTTCTGTTACCTTGATCATTGGAACGCTCATGGTTTATGAGCAGATGTCTTACATGCAAAATCAGGATCTGGGGTATTCTACAGAACAGATCATGGTGGTCGAACGTCCATCGAAAAGGGATACGTCATTCACCCAGGCACGCAATGATTATATGTCTTTCAGAGACGCGCTGAATAACCAGTCAGCGGTGGTTGGCGTGGCAGGATCTGGTATGCTGCCAGGAAAGAAATTGCGCTTCAAAACGCAGCTGCGCAACCTCAATCAGGATGCTTCTTTGGCCACTTCATTTGCCGTCAGCAGCATGGACTATGAATTCATGGATCTCATGGAAATTGAGCTGTTTCATGGTCGGAACTTCTCCCGGGATTTTGCCAATGATGCGGATACGGCAATCATCATTAATGAATATGGCGCCAGGGCATTGGGATACACGCCTGAGGAAATTATTGGTGAGTTTATTTCCATAGACCAATTCAATTGGAAGCCTCAGGTCATCGGGGTGATCAATAATATCCATAACGAGTCATTGCATGAATCCATGCAGCCTATGGCCTTTTTCTTACAGAATGTCAATCACGAATATGTGATGGTCAAAGTAGCAACTGGCAATCTTGATAACACGATCGCTGTAGTAGAAGAACAATGGAATCGAAGTTTCCGTGGCAATCCTTTCGAGTATTTCTTCCTGGATGAATACTTCAACAGCTACTATGAGGCCGACCAGAGCTTCCGCAACCTGTTTTTAGTCTTTGCGGTCCTGGCGATTTTTATTGGATGTCTGGGTCTATTTGGCTTGTCCTCCTACACAGCTGTTCAGAAGACGAAAGAAATTGGTATCCGAAAAGTACTGGGCTCCAGCACCTCAGGTATCGTCCAGTTGATGTTCAAGGACTTCCTGATCCTGATTGGCATTGCTAACCTGATCGCGTGGCCACTGAGCTGGTATTTCCTTAATCAATGGCTGGAAAATTACCCGTATCATATCTCAGTGAACCTGCTGTCCTTTTTTGTAGCAACGTTGGTTGTATTAGTGATTGCCTTTTTGACGGTGAGCTTTCACACGTTTAAAACCGCGAAGCTTAATCCAGCGAATACGTTGAAGTATGAGTAG
- a CDS encoding ATP-binding protein, translating to MLIIFLIGTRPASAQLMQEEGTVPNAYHKLRYTSFAAAQNVATKSLLFARQQSDSLSLLKSYIDFIDFLYLTRENQAARDTLARCLPIAAQVGDPSLLAQLYNYQGGLEMRASNYNKALQHFEAALIQVEASDNYEVIGLIKNNLVRLYLNLDDRNHAVAMVEENLKGALLYQDTLTIANAYNIKGILFGTRNFDSALVSYEKALLLTEKSKNEYLESIVTSNIGYLYLIKDLPNRSFPYLLQSKKLSEQIGDNASLFHIYTSLGIYYDYKDNYKKSIEQFRIALDEYGQYVDIGQINETLWEISGVYEHVGYFEEANEALNLYIAQYDSIASTDKKKEFEKIRTEFDVKSKDDQILILEQENELETSRRNVLITSVAGLVILLIVSGFFYRHRLKSEKIIQQHNAKVFEMEKNQLIQDQELKKIQGIIEGKEKEQNRISQELHDGIIGKLIGVRHLLEGSMDASDSAVSKVYNHLTDVSAELRGISHQLSVHHIRNQPFTALLDELREQYEIPQLAMEISVFPERALDAIHFEQKHALYRILQEAFNNIEKHANASEVSVAFTRHESYLSIMIEDDGVGFKVEKSESGIGLANIQERVRTMSGSITINSSPGKGTIIEVELPMN from the coding sequence ATGCTAATCATCTTTTTGATTGGCACAAGACCTGCCAGTGCACAACTAATGCAGGAAGAAGGAACAGTGCCTAACGCTTACCATAAGCTCCGTTATACTTCTTTTGCAGCAGCGCAAAATGTCGCTACAAAATCACTGCTGTTTGCCCGTCAACAATCCGATAGTTTAAGCCTACTAAAATCCTATATCGATTTCATCGATTTCTTGTACTTGACAAGAGAAAATCAAGCAGCCCGTGATACGCTGGCCAGGTGTTTACCGATTGCCGCTCAAGTTGGTGACCCTTCTCTATTGGCTCAACTTTATAATTATCAGGGAGGGTTGGAAATGAGAGCATCCAACTATAATAAAGCATTGCAGCATTTTGAAGCGGCGCTTATTCAGGTCGAGGCATCAGATAATTATGAAGTGATCGGCTTGATCAAAAATAATTTGGTACGGCTGTATCTCAATCTGGATGATCGGAATCATGCCGTAGCCATGGTTGAGGAGAATTTAAAGGGCGCGTTACTATATCAGGATACCTTGACCATTGCAAATGCCTATAACATCAAGGGAATTCTTTTTGGCACCAGGAATTTTGATAGCGCTTTGGTGTCTTATGAAAAGGCGTTGTTGCTTACTGAAAAAAGTAAAAATGAATACCTGGAAAGCATTGTCACCTCCAACATAGGTTATTTATACTTGATCAAAGACCTTCCGAACCGATCATTTCCTTACCTGCTTCAGTCCAAAAAGCTCAGCGAACAAATTGGGGATAATGCCTCTCTATTCCACATTTACACCTCTCTGGGAATCTATTATGATTACAAAGACAACTATAAGAAATCCATCGAGCAATTCCGAATAGCATTGGATGAATACGGGCAGTATGTAGATATCGGTCAGATAAATGAGACGCTTTGGGAAATATCTGGCGTGTATGAACATGTCGGATACTTCGAGGAAGCAAATGAGGCCTTGAACCTGTACATAGCACAATACGACAGCATTGCTTCAACAGACAAGAAAAAGGAGTTTGAAAAAATACGTACAGAGTTTGATGTAAAGAGTAAAGACGATCAAATCTTGATCCTGGAGCAGGAAAATGAGCTGGAGACGAGCCGACGAAATGTCCTTATTACCAGTGTGGCTGGTTTGGTCATTTTATTGATTGTGTCAGGGTTTTTCTACCGTCATCGGTTAAAGTCTGAGAAGATCATTCAACAACACAACGCCAAAGTATTCGAAATGGAGAAAAACCAATTGATACAAGATCAGGAATTGAAGAAGATCCAGGGCATCATTGAAGGGAAAGAAAAGGAACAAAACCGCATTTCCCAGGAGCTTCATGATGGCATCATAGGCAAACTGATTGGCGTCAGACACCTGCTGGAAGGGAGTATGGATGCTTCTGATTCAGCAGTCAGTAAGGTCTACAATCACTTAACAGACGTATCGGCTGAACTGAGAGGCATCTCACACCAATTGAGTGTTCACCATATTAGGAACCAACCTTTTACAGCTTTGTTGGATGAGTTAAGAGAACAATATGAAATCCCTCAATTGGCGATGGAGATTTCCGTATTTCCGGAGCGCGCTTTAGATGCAATCCACTTTGAGCAAAAGCATGCCCTATACCGGATTTTACAAGAAGCTTTCAACAATATTGAGAAACATGCCAATGCTTCCGAAGTGAGTGTCGCTTTTACCAGACACGAGTCCTATTTATCGATCATGATCGAAGATGATGGCGTTGGTTTTAAGGTTGAAAAAAGTGAATCAGGCATTGGCCTGGCCAATATTCAGGAAAGAGTACGAACAATGAGTGGCAGCATAACCATTAACTCCAGCCCTGGCAAGGGTACCATAATTGAAGTTGAATTACCCATGAACTAA
- a CDS encoding glycosyl hydrolase produces the protein MKHLSALTFLTLLLCSSLLAQDLNELLSPVKYRNIGPFRGGRSVCATGVVGDQLTYYMGTTGGGLWKTDDAGQIWENISDGFFKTGSVGAIAVSESDPNVVYCGMGEHAPRGVMTSYGDGVYKSTDAGKTWKQIGLTGTQHIARIVIHPKNPDILWVAAQGPLHGNGEDRGIYKSTDGGVSWKKVLYVNDMTGCAELSIDYSNPDVLYAAMWEHQRKPWIVISGGAGSGLYKSTDGGETWNKIHKGLPEEKGKMAIAVSRSNPEKVYALIESDSQQEKGGLFVSNNAGKSWSKVSGDHRLIQRAWYYIELFIDPKDDQTVYVLSAPALRSIDGGKSWERITGTHGDFHDLWINPDNPRNMVIANDGGAAISFNYGSTWSRQDNMPTAQYYRVSADNMFPYRIYAGQQDNTSLRIENTALGRYSITRENWTYSAGGESAFLAYDPDDPRYVLGGSYLGTINVLDQEAKAGTNIMAAPIQYLGRAASDMKYRFNWNAPIIRSQHEENTFYHGSQFLLRTRDMGQTWEEASPDLTKNDKSRQIKGGGPYTVEAVGAENYGTLAYVIESPHEAGVIWTGSDDGLVQLTRDNGETWTNVTPKGLEDCLVNAIDVSPHDPATAYVATTRYKFNDHTPAMYKTTNYGKSWTNISTGIPYGAFTRVVREDDVKQGLLYAGTELGLYVSFNDGKQWQPLQLNLPVTPITDLLVKEGDLVVATSGRSFWILDDLSLIRQFDASSKATKLFTPQDAILANWGSPMDGNRSDGTDRFEGINPASGVVFYYQLGEVAEEEEVTLTINDNAGNEVRVLSSKSDPDYRRYAGGPPSEPTIGARKGMNRFVWDMRYANMPGVPTAYIEGSYRRHRVIPGTYSATLKAGAVEQKVTFKVLEHPLYDVSEATYQEYHESMSEMEDNLTAMHNMINDLKKKQDQIAAVVADLGADKKALKDEGQALIDQLKAWDEDMVQRKSKAYDDVENYENKFTANYIFLINQTASAIPRVTQASKDRRAELEQIWAPLKERGEKLQNESVPAYNQALWKAGIGAIK, from the coding sequence ATGAAGCACCTTTCAGCTCTCACTTTTTTGACATTACTGCTTTGTTCAAGCTTGCTGGCGCAAGACCTCAATGAATTGTTGAGTCCAGTAAAATATCGAAACATTGGCCCCTTTCGTGGCGGCCGTTCTGTCTGCGCTACCGGTGTGGTTGGCGACCAGTTGACGTATTACATGGGGACCACTGGTGGTGGCCTTTGGAAAACAGATGATGCCGGTCAGATCTGGGAGAACATTTCCGATGGCTTTTTCAAAACAGGGTCAGTAGGAGCCATTGCCGTTTCTGAAAGCGATCCTAATGTGGTCTACTGTGGCATGGGCGAGCATGCACCCAGAGGAGTAATGACTTCCTACGGTGATGGCGTTTACAAATCAACGGATGCAGGAAAAACCTGGAAACAGATTGGACTCACCGGAACGCAACACATTGCACGGATTGTGATCCATCCTAAGAACCCTGATATCCTTTGGGTTGCGGCGCAAGGACCTTTGCATGGCAATGGCGAGGATCGTGGTATCTATAAATCTACAGATGGAGGCGTCTCCTGGAAAAAAGTATTGTATGTGAACGACATGACGGGTTGCGCTGAACTGTCAATTGATTATAGCAACCCTGATGTGCTTTATGCGGCCATGTGGGAACACCAAAGAAAGCCCTGGATTGTGATCAGTGGCGGAGCAGGCAGTGGGTTGTACAAAAGCACTGATGGCGGAGAAACCTGGAATAAGATCCATAAAGGATTGCCGGAAGAAAAAGGAAAGATGGCCATTGCCGTTTCCAGATCCAATCCGGAGAAAGTATATGCGTTGATAGAAAGCGATTCGCAACAAGAAAAAGGAGGTTTATTTGTTTCTAATAATGCTGGTAAAAGCTGGTCTAAAGTCAGTGGTGACCACCGGCTGATCCAACGCGCATGGTATTACATCGAGTTGTTCATTGATCCAAAAGATGATCAGACCGTTTATGTTTTGAGCGCCCCTGCTTTGCGCTCTATTGATGGAGGCAAGAGTTGGGAACGCATCACCGGGACCCACGGCGACTTCCATGACCTTTGGATTAATCCTGACAATCCACGAAACATGGTAATTGCTAATGATGGCGGAGCAGCCATTTCATTCAATTACGGATCAACCTGGTCACGACAGGACAACATGCCAACGGCGCAGTATTATCGCGTGAGTGCGGACAACATGTTCCCTTACCGAATCTATGCAGGTCAGCAAGACAATACTTCTCTCCGAATCGAGAATACTGCCCTGGGAAGATATTCCATCACGCGCGAAAACTGGACTTACTCAGCGGGTGGAGAAAGTGCTTTCCTGGCTTATGACCCTGATGACCCAAGATATGTCCTGGGAGGAAGTTATTTAGGAACGATTAATGTCCTGGATCAGGAGGCTAAAGCCGGAACCAACATCATGGCTGCTCCGATCCAATATTTGGGGCGAGCAGCTTCAGACATGAAGTACCGCTTCAATTGGAATGCACCTATCATTCGTTCGCAGCACGAGGAAAATACTTTTTACCACGGTTCTCAGTTCCTGCTACGAACGAGAGACATGGGCCAGACCTGGGAAGAAGCTTCTCCGGATCTGACAAAAAATGATAAGTCCCGGCAGATCAAAGGCGGAGGCCCTTACACCGTAGAGGCCGTTGGTGCAGAGAATTATGGCACCCTTGCTTATGTGATCGAGTCGCCACATGAAGCTGGCGTGATCTGGACGGGTAGTGATGACGGTTTGGTTCAGTTGACACGGGACAATGGCGAAACGTGGACCAACGTGACACCAAAGGGACTGGAGGATTGCCTGGTAAATGCCATAGATGTCTCTCCACATGATCCGGCAACTGCCTATGTCGCCACAACCCGTTACAAATTCAACGACCATACACCGGCCATGTACAAGACCACCAATTACGGAAAGTCCTGGACCAATATTTCTACTGGTATTCCTTATGGTGCTTTCACCCGCGTGGTAAGAGAAGATGATGTAAAACAGGGCTTGTTGTATGCCGGAACAGAATTAGGTTTGTATGTATCCTTCAACGACGGAAAACAATGGCAGCCCTTGCAATTGAATTTGCCAGTGACGCCAATTACGGACCTGCTCGTTAAAGAAGGTGATTTAGTAGTTGCGACTTCCGGTCGTTCTTTTTGGATCCTGGATGATCTTAGCTTGATCAGGCAGTTCGATGCTTCCAGCAAAGCCACTAAGCTCTTCACTCCTCAAGATGCGATATTGGCCAATTGGGGTAGCCCGATGGATGGCAATCGATCTGATGGAACAGACAGATTTGAAGGGATCAATCCTGCAAGTGGGGTCGTGTTTTATTACCAACTGGGTGAAGTAGCTGAAGAAGAGGAAGTCACTTTGACCATCAATGACAATGCTGGAAATGAGGTTCGCGTCCTCAGTTCTAAGTCTGATCCTGATTATCGACGATATGCCGGAGGCCCTCCTTCTGAGCCTACCATTGGAGCAAGGAAAGGGATGAACCGATTTGTCTGGGACATGCGATATGCGAATATGCCAGGAGTACCTACTGCTTACATTGAAGGGAGCTATCGTCGACATAGGGTGATTCCTGGGACATATTCTGCTACCCTAAAGGCTGGGGCTGTAGAGCAGAAAGTGACGTTCAAAGTACTGGAGCATCCACTGTATGATGTTTCTGAGGCTACTTATCAGGAGTATCATGAGTCGATGAGCGAGATGGAGGACAACCTCACGGCGATGCACAACATGATCAATGACCTGAAAAAGAAACAAGATCAGATTGCTGCGGTAGTAGCAGATTTAGGAGCAGATAAAAAAGCGTTAAAGGACGAGGGGCAGGCATTGATCGATCAGTTAAAGGCCTGGGATGAGGACATGGTTCAAAGGAAGTCCA